A stretch of the Acidobacteriota bacterium genome encodes the following:
- a CDS encoding GNAT family N-acetyltransferase: MLAHRFHRALDVFAAAGIHRIAVRTGLTPPTLSQIHALWRRPATRVRLLLVPPLARHPVGFILYQVIPPEAEILDMGVLPEFTRRGFGGCLLRGALAGLPSAGVSVCHLEVRVSNRAAIALYTHHGFTPNRVRRGYYAAPPEDALCMSCRLPGTPAEAFLT; the protein is encoded by the coding sequence ATGCTGGCCCACCGGTTTCACCGCGCCCTGGACGTATTTGCCGCTGCCGGCATCCACCGGATCGCGGTTCGAACCGGGCTGACGCCCCCCACGCTCAGTCAGATCCACGCCCTGTGGCGCCGTCCGGCCACCCGCGTCCGCCTGCTGCTGGTCCCCCCGCTGGCGCGGCATCCGGTGGGATTCATCCTGTATCAGGTGATCCCGCCCGAGGCCGAGATCCTCGACATGGGCGTTTTGCCGGAATTCACGCGGCGCGGCTTCGGCGGCTGCCTCCTACGCGGCGCCTTGGCCGGCCTCCCTTCCGCCGGCGTCTCGGTCTGCCATCTGGAAGTCCGCGTCTCCAACCGTGCGGCGATCGCGCTGTACACCCACCACGGGTTCACCCCGAATCGGGTCCGGCGCGGGTATTACGCCGCGCCGCCCGAGGACGCCCTGTGCATGTCCTGTCGGTTGCCCGGGACACCGGCGGAGGCATTTTTGACTTGA